From Deinococcus aquaticus, one genomic window encodes:
- the gnd gene encoding decarboxylating NADP(+)-dependent phosphogluconate dehydrogenase, producing MTNDAAAGSGQGPVADIGVIGLAVMGENLILNMASRGFTVAAFNRTVSKVTAFTGGRAAGKSIVGAGSLEELVGQLRAPRKVMLMVKAGAAVDEFIGHLRPLLSPGDIIIDGGNSHPADSTRRTRELAADGLLFVGTGVSGGEEGALTGPSIMPGGNPEAWEAVRPIFQSIAAKVGDGTPCCDWVGPEGAGHFVKMVHNGIEYADMQMIAEAYQLLRDGAGLSAPEAGEVFARWNEGELDSYLIEITADILAKTDDLTGQPLVDVILDAAGQKGTGKWTSVAALDAGSPAATITEAVYARAMSALKAERVAASRVLSGPTFAAPADREAFIEGVRQALYASKIAAYAQGFQLLHLSAQDAGWTLDYGRIAQMWRGGCIIRAAFLDRIKEAFDAQPDLANLLLAPYFRDAVQGAQTAWRGAVAAAVVGGVPVPAFSSALAYYDGYRAERLPANLLQAQRDYFGAHTYERTDRERGEFFHTNWTGRGGDTASSTYNA from the coding sequence ATGACGAATGACGCAGCGGCAGGCAGTGGGCAGGGTCCAGTGGCGGATATCGGTGTGATCGGGCTGGCGGTCATGGGTGAGAACCTGATTCTGAACATGGCGAGCCGGGGGTTCACGGTCGCGGCGTTCAACCGCACGGTCAGCAAGGTCACGGCGTTCACGGGGGGCCGCGCGGCCGGGAAGTCCATCGTGGGCGCCGGGTCGCTGGAGGAACTGGTGGGGCAACTCAGGGCTCCGCGCAAGGTGATGCTGATGGTGAAGGCGGGCGCGGCGGTCGATGAGTTCATCGGGCACCTGCGGCCCCTGCTGAGCCCCGGCGACATCATCATTGACGGGGGGAACAGTCACCCGGCGGATTCGACGCGCCGCACGCGGGAACTCGCGGCGGACGGACTGCTGTTCGTGGGGACGGGCGTGTCGGGTGGTGAGGAGGGCGCGCTGACCGGCCCGAGCATCATGCCGGGTGGGAACCCGGAGGCGTGGGAGGCCGTCAGGCCCATCTTCCAGAGCATCGCGGCGAAGGTCGGGGACGGCACGCCCTGCTGCGACTGGGTGGGGCCGGAGGGTGCCGGGCACTTCGTGAAGATGGTTCATAACGGCATCGAGTACGCCGACATGCAGATGATCGCGGAGGCCTACCAGTTGCTGCGTGACGGCGCGGGCCTGAGCGCCCCGGAGGCCGGTGAGGTGTTCGCCCGCTGGAACGAGGGCGAACTGGACAGTTACCTGATCGAGATCACGGCCGACATTCTGGCCAAGACGGACGACCTGACCGGGCAGCCGCTGGTGGACGTGATCCTGGACGCCGCCGGGCAGAAAGGCACCGGGAAGTGGACGTCGGTGGCGGCGCTGGATGCCGGCAGTCCGGCCGCGACGATCACGGAGGCCGTGTACGCCCGCGCCATGAGCGCCCTGAAGGCCGAGCGTGTGGCGGCCAGCCGCGTGCTGAGCGGCCCGACCTTCGCTGCGCCCGCCGACCGCGAGGCGTTCATCGAGGGCGTGCGACAGGCGCTGTACGCCAGCAAGATCGCCGCGTACGCGCAGGGCTTCCAGCTGCTGCACCTGAGTGCGCAGGACGCCGGGTGGACGCTGGATTACGGCCGGATCGCGCAGATGTGGCGCGGCGGGTGCATCATCCGCGCGGCGTTCCTGGACCGCATCAAGGAAGCGTTCGATGCGCAGCCGGACCTGGCGAACCTGCTGCTGGCCCCGTACTTCCGGGACGCCGTGCAGGGCGCGCAGACGGCGTGGCGCGGGGCGGTCGCGGCGGCCGTGGTGGGCGGCGTGCCCGTCCCGGCGTTCAGCAGCGCCCTGGCGTACTACGACGGGTACCGCGCCGAGCGGCTGCCCGCGAACCTGCTTCAGGCACAGCGTGATTACTTCGGCGCGCACACGTACGAGCGCACGGACCGCGAGCGGGGCGAGTTCTTCCACACCAACTGGACCGGGCGCGGCGGCGATACGGCCAGCAGCACGTACAACGCCTGA